A region of the Aethina tumida isolate Nest 87 chromosome 3, icAetTumi1.1, whole genome shotgun sequence genome:
GTGGCCTTGGATATGATTGAATGGTACAATCAAGAACAAAATAGATTTTCCTACAACAATCTACTAAAACACCTTCAAGTCGCCCATCAGTAGTTATGGGACactgttttataaatacattatttatatctatCTTGTTATTTTAACAGCCAAAAACTACTGGTGAGCATAAAACCAAACCAACACAATCATCAGTCAGGGAGCTCAGAGGACTGGGTCTGTCCCCCGATATAATAGTATGTAGGTCCGAACGTCCAATTGGAGACAGTGTGAAAGACAAGATTTCCAACTTTTGCCATGTAGCCCCTGAGCAAATCATCAGTATACCAGACTTGTCGTCTGTATACGAAGTCCCGGTATTCATGGAAAATCACGGTATGTCGTCCTACTTGAACGAGCGTCTCAAACTAGGTTTGGACGTCACAAAAACGGGGAAACGGTACATGAAAGCGTGGATAGATCTGAGTGAACGAATGAAGCACTTGAAGGGTGAAGTTATTGTGGCAATCGTCGGCAAATACACGAGATTGGAAGATTCTTACACGTCAGTCACCAAGGCTTTACATCATGCTGGCATTAAGGCTGGATTCAAggtacaaatcaaatttattgaagCTTCCAACTTGGAGGAGACCATGTTGAACGACGATCCAGTTTCATATCACAATGCCTGGCATTCTCTGTGTTTGTGCgagtaagttttatttttattttgtgttaacttggtgttttaacaattatgtcGTTGCAGCGCTGTAGTTGTGCCGGGAGGTTTCGGCAAGAGAGGCGTCGAAGGTAAAATGGTGGCGTGCAAGTGGTGCAGAACCAACAACAAACCATTCCTGGGTATTTGTTTGGGCTTCCAGACTGCTGTGATCGAGTTCGCACGAAACGTTCTCAAATTAAAGGATGCTAATTCCTCAGAAGTCGTAGAGGATATAGAAAATCCAGTCATAATAGACATGCCTGAGTACAACACTTCAGAAAAGGGAGGAACCATGAGGCTTGGCAAGAGACCTACAATTTTCAGAAACTGCATAGAAGGCAGCAAAATCAGTAAGTGAATGGTACTAACTTCATATTAACTGAAGTAtacaactttaatttaattacagaacAACTGTATGGTAACAAAGATACAATATATGAAAGACATAGGCACAGATATGAAGTAAATCAAAAGTATTTAGAACAGTTGGAGAAGAGCGGACTTAAATTCGTAGGTTCTAGCACAGACGGAGAACGTTTAGAAATTTTCGAACTGGAAAAACATCCCTATTACGTGGGTGTCCAATATCATCCAGAATATTTGTCAAGGCCTCTGAATCCATCGCCGCCCTTCCTTGGACTTATCCTTGCCGCCAAAGATAAGCTGAAGGGTTATTTGGCGAAGGGTTGCAAATTTTCGCCCAGAGAGCCTCAATCTGAATATTATGATTCAGGTAATGAAATTACAGATAGTTTCTTGAccataatctaataaatctatgtttaatttaattttagaagggGATGAGATGCTTGATGAACTTACAGTGaaggtaaataatttatctgcCAATGACACAGACAGCAGTGCGTACAGCAGTTCAAGCTTAAATTAGTGAATATCCAAGTATTTCAGAATTGTGATTTGACTAAttcctgtttttatttttatgatttcaattatttttaagaattgaatttattttcatatacattttaaaatgtaatattgttttaataaacaa
Encoded here:
- the LOC109598488 gene encoding CTP synthase, translated to MSNMKYILVTGGVISGVGKGVISSAFGAILKSCGIEVTSIKIDPYINLDAGTFSPYEHGEVYVLDDGGEVDLDLGNYERFLNITLHRQNNITTGKIYKQVIDRERQGDYLGKTVQVVPHVTDAIQEWVEKVAHKPVSETGKVPEVCIIELGGIVGDIESMAFVEAFRQFQFRVKRENFCVAHVSLVPQPKTTGEHKTKPTQSSVRELRGLGLSPDIIVCRSERPIGDSVKDKISNFCHVAPEQIISIPDLSSVYEVPVFMENHGMSSYLNERLKLGLDVTKTGKRYMKAWIDLSERMKHLKGEVIVAIVGKYTRLEDSYTSVTKALHHAGIKAGFKVQIKFIEASNLEETMLNDDPVSYHNAWHSLCLCDAVVVPGGFGKRGVEGKMVACKWCRTNNKPFLGICLGFQTAVIEFARNVLKLKDANSSEVVEDIENPVIIDMPEYNTSEKGGTMRLGKRPTIFRNCIEGSKIKQLYGNKDTIYERHRHRYEVNQKYLEQLEKSGLKFVGSSTDGERLEIFELEKHPYYVGVQYHPEYLSRPLNPSPPFLGLILAAKDKLKGYLAKGCKFSPREPQSEYYDSEGDEMLDELTVKVNNLSANDTDSSAYSSSSLN